In Deltaproteobacteria bacterium, the DNA window GAAACGGGTCGGGAACCAGGCCTATTTCATCTATCTCATCTCCTTGACCCTGGTGTTCATGGTCCTGGCCGCCTTGTATGAAAGCTGGATTTCTCCAGCCGCGGTTATTCTGGCTGTGCCCATGGCCCTGGTGGGCGTTCTTCTGGCCCTTATTATCCGGGGATTCGACAACAATCTCTATACTCAGATAGGCCTGGTGTTGATGATCGCCCTGGCCAGTAAAAACGCCATACTCATCGTCGAGTTCGCCCGGGACCTCCAGCGGGAAGGGATGTCCGCCATCGATGCGGCCATTGAGGGCACCAGCCGGCGCTTCCGGCCCATCATGATGACCTCCTTTGCCTTTATATTAGGGGTGGTTCCGCTTTTGTTCGCCAAGGGGGCCGGGGCAGCCGGCCAACAGGCCATTGGAACCGCCGTTTTCGGGGGCATGCTCGCTTCCACTTTGCTGGCCATTCCCTTTGTTCCGGTCCTCTATGTCTTCATGCAACGCCTGAGCGGTCGAGGGCGCCAACCGGAAAAAGAAACAGGGACGGAAAGTTATTTCCCGGCTTATAGAGAGGAGGACCCTAAAAATCAATGAGCCATTATACAGTGACAGGGTCTGAACGGCCTCTGGACCCCGGTTTTCACCGGGGTGACGGAAAAGAGCAATCTTTGACTTTTTACATAGCCATCAGAAATGATGACCAAGTAATAACGCGTCATTCCCGCGCAGGCGGGAATCCAGGCCAGGCGTAACTTTATTAATCCCGCCAAGGGCGGGACCCGTTTTCACGAAAAAACGACGAATGACGAAAATAAGCTTTTCCTGACTTCCAAAATAATAGGAAATCACCGCTGCCAGGAGATGCGAACAAATTTTTCATCTTCCAGGTATTGGATATCATATTCGCCCTGATAGGCCCGGTGTACGGCATCGCCCAGCCGCCGGGCCAGGTGAATCCCCGTGGTGGAGACGGTCGTCCCCTGGGCTTCGTCAAGTATTTTAACAAACCTCTCCATAGGATGTTCCTGCTTTTCCAGGGCTTCCTCATGGCGCAGGAGGTTCAGGATCTCTTCCTTGTGGCTGGAGAAAAAAGGGCCGCTCAATTCCACGATACCGGCCGGAAAATCATCA includes these proteins:
- a CDS encoding ATPase translates to MYQSQYRRMDRLTQQKQNDAYVHQGKWPEPTVCGQCQSLFSGGRWTWNKDIPRGANQALCPACRRINDDFPAGIVELSGPFFSSHKEEILNLLRHEEALEKQEHPMERFVKILDEAQGTTVSTTGIHLARRLGDAVHRAYQGEYDIQYLEDEKFVRISWQR